Proteins co-encoded in one uncultured Draconibacterium sp. genomic window:
- a CDS encoding glycosyltransferase family 2 protein: MYPEVSVILPYFNAELTLQRAISSILEQSFTHFELLLINNNSTDKSADIARQAAQNDSRIVLLEEKIPGVANAMNCGLKNARGQFISRMDADDVAHSEKLQKQYNYLENNSIIDFLGSEVEYVPHIAENKGFRRFVDWGNSFHTPEEIALKQFIEIPVVNPTIFFRRQLFEKYGGCHDGNFPEDYEMQLRYLNHGAKMAKLPEKLLEWHDYSTRLTRTDERYSSEAFFQTKAFYFKQWSEQHNPFHPNIWIWGAGRKTRQRSTFLQEHGLNIEGYIDIKKTKPEAIFYQDLPQPGQLFIVSMVTNAGAGEKIRKFLIQRNYAEGKDFILMG, translated from the coding sequence ATGTATCCTGAAGTTTCAGTAATACTACCCTATTTTAATGCCGAACTCACTCTGCAGCGCGCTATCAGCAGTATTTTAGAACAAAGTTTTACCCATTTCGAGCTGCTTTTGATAAACAACAACAGCACCGACAAAAGTGCAGATATTGCAAGGCAGGCCGCACAAAACGATTCGCGTATTGTTTTACTTGAGGAGAAAATACCTGGTGTTGCCAACGCCATGAATTGCGGATTAAAAAACGCCCGTGGCCAATTCATTTCCCGTATGGATGCTGATGATGTTGCCCATTCCGAAAAACTGCAAAAACAATACAACTACCTCGAAAATAATTCGATAATTGATTTTTTAGGCAGCGAAGTCGAATATGTTCCTCACATCGCAGAAAATAAAGGCTTCCGGCGATTTGTAGATTGGGGAAACTCGTTTCACACGCCTGAAGAAATTGCTTTGAAACAGTTTATTGAGATTCCGGTAGTTAACCCGACGATCTTTTTTCGTCGGCAGTTATTTGAGAAATATGGTGGCTGCCACGATGGCAATTTCCCCGAAGACTACGAAATGCAACTGCGCTACCTAAACCACGGAGCCAAAATGGCTAAACTACCCGAAAAATTGCTGGAGTGGCATGACTATTCAACGCGCCTAACCCGCACCGATGAGCGATATTCCTCCGAAGCTTTTTTTCAAACCAAAGCCTTTTATTTTAAGCAGTGGTCGGAGCAACACAATCCGTTTCACCCCAATATTTGGATTTGGGGAGCAGGACGTAAAACCCGCCAACGGAGTACTTTCCTTCAGGAACACGGGTTGAATATAGAAGGTTATATTGACATTAAAAAAACAAAACCCGAAGCCATCTTCTACCAAGACCTTCCCCAGCCCGGACAGCTGTTTATTGTTTCGATGGTGACGAATGCGGGAGCAGGAGAAAAAATCAGGAAGTTTTTAATTCAACGCAATTATGCGGAAGGAAAGGATTTTATCCTGATGGGCTAA
- the gldA gene encoding gliding motility-associated ABC transporter ATP-binding subunit GldA produces the protein MIVETRNITKLFGKQKALDSISFSVNKGELVGFLGPNGAGKSTIMKIITGYLPQDEGDILIDGQKVSGQNLEYKKQIGYLPEHNPLYTDLYVKEFLEITAGFYHLKNKKQRIAEMIELTGLEIEQHKKIRALSKGYRQRVGLAQALIHDPSILILDEPTTGLDPNQLEEIRSLIRQISKEKTVILSSHIMQEVEAVCNRVLIINKGKIVADGNISEVKAGINIQNQIVVAGFKESVSEEQLVQIPGVNSVTRNELGWELEAENETDIRQNIFQFAVANKLTLLTLFEKQQNLENVFHQLTR, from the coding sequence TCGATTCGATTAGTTTCTCAGTAAACAAAGGCGAACTGGTAGGTTTTCTGGGGCCAAACGGAGCAGGCAAATCTACTATCATGAAAATTATTACCGGTTATCTTCCTCAAGATGAAGGCGATATTTTGATTGACGGGCAGAAAGTTTCGGGGCAAAACCTCGAATATAAGAAGCAAATTGGCTACTTACCCGAGCATAATCCGCTTTATACCGACCTTTATGTGAAGGAATTTTTGGAGATAACCGCCGGATTTTACCACCTGAAAAATAAAAAGCAGCGTATTGCTGAGATGATCGAGCTCACGGGCCTGGAAATTGAGCAGCATAAAAAGATTCGCGCTTTGTCGAAAGGTTATCGCCAACGTGTAGGATTGGCGCAGGCATTAATTCACGATCCGTCGATATTGATTTTAGATGAACCAACAACCGGTCTGGATCCGAATCAGCTGGAAGAAATTCGTTCGTTGATCCGACAGATTAGCAAAGAGAAAACGGTAATTCTGTCGTCGCACATTATGCAGGAGGTGGAAGCCGTCTGCAACCGCGTACTCATAATCAACAAGGGAAAAATTGTTGCCGATGGTAATATTTCGGAAGTAAAAGCCGGAATCAACATTCAAAACCAAATTGTGGTTGCCGGATTTAAAGAGTCCGTTTCGGAAGAGCAGCTAGTACAAATACCCGGTGTAAACAGCGTTACCAGAAATGAATTAGGCTGGGAATTGGAAGCCGAAAATGAAACCGACATCCGGCAGAATATTTTTCAGTTTGCTGTTGCCAATAAGCTCACTCTGCTAACCCTTTTTGAAAAGCAGCAAAACCTGGAAAACGTTTTTCATCAGCTTACACGGTAA